A window of Candidatus Edwardsbacteria bacterium genomic DNA:
GAAATACGATATTAACGAGCGGAATCAAGATAGCGATCAGCCTCTTATAACAACGCAATTAATTAAATGCAATTGGCTGTGCGGTGCCGCGGTAATGTTAAGACGCAAAGATCTGATAAGGATTAATGGTTTTGATGCACGATATTTTTTATATTTTGAGGATATTGATCTGTTCAAAAAAATTAAAGAAATCGGCGGCGATGTTATGTATTGCCCAATGTATGTCGTAAAACATTCTGATAAAAATGAAAACGGAATATTTTCGGATAAATTTAATAGTGCCAGAAGAATTACTGCTTACGACTTTAGTATGATGCAATACTGGCATAAACATAAGCCAGAGTTACTGCCAATTGTAAGATTTTTAATATTTATACGATCGTTAAGTAGGCTAGTTGTATGGTCACTGTTACCATCTTTAAAGAGATATGCAGGAAAGTGTAGTGTTAATGAAAGAAGGAAGGGGTATTTAAAAAGTCTTTGTATCTCCGTTTATAGGTAAGTGATGCAACAGAGTTCTCTTTACAATATCATCTTCGATGCCCGGATGTACCACCATTCCGGGATCGGCTCATATATCCGCAACCTGGTAGGGCAGTACGTCCAACAGGGCATTAGCCGTGATATGGTTCTCCTGGGAGACAGGGATATCCCCGACCAAGGCCTGAAAACCAAGCATTGCCACAACAAGATCTACGGTTTGGCCGAGCAGACATTTTTGCCATACTCCGTCAGGGCAGCAAGCTTGTTTCATGCCCCACACTACAACGCTCCAGTGCTTTTCCCGGGGAAACTGGTAGTTACCATCCATGATCTGATCCATCTGAACTTTTACGACCAGCTGCCGTCGTTGTTTCACAAATTGTACGCCAAGATCATGATGGGTATAGTGGTCAACCGGGCTGATGCCATTATGACCGACTCGGACTGGACCAGAAACGATATTTTGCGGAGATGGCCCCAGGCGGGGCCGAAGATAAAAACGGTTTACTGTGGTGTGCCCGAACCAATAGAGCATCCCAACCCCAAAACGGTGCTGGACAGATACGGCATCAACAAGCCGTATATCCTTTATCTGGGATTATTGAAAAGGCATAAAAATATAATTCGGTTGGTGAAATCATTTGAGACTGCCCAAAGGTCCCTGAAGGTGAAATATCAACTGGTCATTGCCGGCGATGCCAAGAGCGATGACGCCGGGCTTGTCCGCTATGTGGCGGATTGTTCTTCCCGGCAACTGATCCGCCTGACCGGTTTCGTCCCCGGGGCCGACCTGCCGGCCTTGTACGGCCAGGCGGCAGTTTTTGCCTTTCCCTCGACAGCCGAGGGCTTCGGCCTGCCGCCGCTGGAGGCCATGTCATATGGCGTTCCGGTGATATCCAGCAGGGCCTCTTGTTTGCCCGAGATACTGAAGGATGCCCCGCGATATTTTGACCCGTTAAATATCGATGATATGGCAACCTGCATGGAAGGGGCGGTCCGGGACGAAAGCTGGCGGCTTCAGGCCATAGAAAAGGGAATAACGGTGGCGGCCGGCTACCGGTGGGAAAATACCGCCCGGGAGTGTCTTGACGTTTACCGGTCGCTTATCTGAGGAATCGTTTGGCGGGGGCTTGTTATTCTGATTCAGCAACCATGGATTGAGAAAAGGAACGAACGTGATGCCCGAAAAGCAACATAAGGTCGCCATTATACACGACTGGCTGACAGGGATGAGGGGCGGGGAGAAGGTGTTGGAATCACTGTTGGATATTTATCCCGCTTCAGACATATTCACCTTGATTTGGTTAAAGGGAAGCGTCTCTGACAAGATAGAGAAACAGAGGATCACCACATCCTTTTTGCAAAAGGCACCCTTTATAAGGAACAATTACCGCAATTATCTACCATTATTCCCGATGGCGATCGAAAGCTTTGATCTTGCCGGCTACGACCTGATCATTTCCTCCAGCCATTGTGTGGCCAAAGGGGTTATTCCCCCGCCGGGAGCACGGCATATTTGCTATTGTTATACGCCAATGCGTTATATCTGGGATATGTACTTTCAGTATTTTGGTAAACCCCGAAATCGGCTGGCCGGATTCATATACGGATCAGTTGCCAATTACCTGCGCATGTGGGATGTCACTGCCAGCAGCCGGGTGGATGAATTTATCGCCATCAGCAACCATGTGTCCCGGCGGATTAAGAGATATTACGACAGAAATTCAACAGTCATCTATCCACCGGTTGATGATGAATTTTACCGGCCTGTTTCCGATAAGCCTTTGGCTGAGCCTTATTATTTAGTTGTTTCCGGTCTGGTGCCGTATAAAAGAATTGATCTGGCAGTCGAGGCCTTTAACCAAATCGGAAAAAAACTGATCATA
This region includes:
- a CDS encoding glycosyltransferase, which codes for MPEKQHKVAIIHDWLTGMRGGEKVLESLLDIYPASDIFTLIWLKGSVSDKIEKQRITTSFLQKAPFIRNNYRNYLPLFPMAIESFDLAGYDLIISSSHCVAKGVIPPPGARHICYCYTPMRYIWDMYFQYFGKPRNRLAGFIYGSVANYLRMWDVTASSRVDEFIAISNHVSRRIKRYYDRNSTVIYPPVDDEFYRPVSDKPLAEPYYLVVSGLVPYKRIDLAVEAFNQIGKKLIIIGEGPEKNRLMKMAKGNISFLGWASNEDLRKWYSHCRALIFPGEEDFGIVPVEAQACGRPVVAFGRGGALETIIHGSTGIVFPEQTAANLIEALDTHETTKYNTNTIIENSHRFSKNVFIGKIRQYILQTCIPIDEGR
- a CDS encoding glycosyltransferase family 4 protein encodes the protein MQQSSLYNIIFDARMYHHSGIGSYIRNLVGQYVQQGISRDMVLLGDRDIPDQGLKTKHCHNKIYGLAEQTFLPYSVRAASLFHAPHYNAPVLFPGKLVVTIHDLIHLNFYDQLPSLFHKLYAKIMMGIVVNRADAIMTDSDWTRNDILRRWPQAGPKIKTVYCGVPEPIEHPNPKTVLDRYGINKPYILYLGLLKRHKNIIRLVKSFETAQRSLKVKYQLVIAGDAKSDDAGLVRYVADCSSRQLIRLTGFVPGADLPALYGQAAVFAFPSTAEGFGLPPLEAMSYGVPVISSRASCLPEILKDAPRYFDPLNIDDMATCMEGAVRDESWRLQAIEKGITVAAGYRWENTARECLDVYRSLI
- a CDS encoding glycosyltransferase family 2 protein, which gives rise to MDGSIVCSIIIVYYDGFDKLQRCLNSISNHSPAYTEVIIVNNSTQLCNFVLRDRKFIVIGDGQNYGYSKGNNIGLSSAHGKYILLLNPDTELTDNFIENAILVLEKQPNIVAIGPKLIDDHNNIQTSAFNFPSLKRYLLHDILFVKGKYDINERNQDSDQPLITTQLIKCNWLCGAAVMLRRKDLIRINGFDARYFLYFEDIDLFKKIKEIGGDVMYCPMYVVKHSDKNENGIFSDKFNSARRITAYDFSMMQYWHKHKPELLPIVRFLIFIRSLSRLVVWSLLPSLKRYAGKCSVNERRKGYLKSLCISVYR